A window of Xylophilus sp. GW821-FHT01B05 contains these coding sequences:
- a CDS encoding IclR family transcriptional regulator → MASVRDRALSIVELLARNVQGLPMSEVADRLDIPRTAVHRLLADLKDTGYVKQDPNTSQYLLTVKLASLGLSYLAATGITDAAQPLLDDLAEASSELVRLAVIEGNQLTWVAKAQGARTGLRYDPDAGLDVYLPATANGLAWLAAVSDERALELIAAQGMERTRDMGPGAPQTLRALMAQVEETRERGYAVVFDAYEAGTSAMATAIRQEGSGEPIATVSIAGPSVRMTPERMALLAPQLQACAQGLALASGSSPMFGRR, encoded by the coding sequence ATGGCCTCTGTGCGTGACCGCGCTCTTTCCATCGTCGAACTGCTGGCGCGCAACGTGCAGGGCCTGCCCATGTCCGAGGTGGCTGACCGGCTCGACATCCCGCGCACGGCGGTGCACCGCCTGCTGGCCGACCTGAAGGACACCGGTTACGTGAAGCAGGACCCGAACACCTCGCAATACCTGCTGACCGTCAAGCTGGCATCGCTAGGCCTGAGCTACCTGGCCGCCACCGGCATCACCGACGCCGCCCAGCCCTTGCTGGACGACCTGGCCGAAGCCAGCAGCGAGCTGGTGCGCCTGGCCGTGATCGAAGGCAATCAACTCACCTGGGTCGCCAAGGCGCAAGGCGCACGCACCGGCCTGCGCTATGACCCAGACGCCGGCCTGGACGTCTACCTGCCCGCCACCGCCAACGGCCTGGCCTGGCTGGCTGCCGTGAGCGACGAGCGCGCGCTGGAGCTGATCGCCGCCCAAGGCATGGAGCGCACCCGCGACATGGGCCCCGGCGCCCCCCAGACCCTGCGCGCCCTCATGGCCCAGGTAGAAGAAACCCGCGAGCGCGGCTACGCCGTAGTCTTCGATGCCTACGAGGCCGGCACCAGCGCCATGGCCACCGCCATCCGCCAGGAGGGCAGCGGCGAGCCCATCGCCACCGTCAGCATCGCCGGGCCGTCGGTGCGCATGACGCCAGAGCGCATGGCGCTGCTCGCGCCGCAGCTACAGGCCTGTGCGCAGGGCTTGGCGCTGGCGAGCGGGAGCTCGCCGATGTTCGGGCGCCGCTGA
- a CDS encoding LysR family transcriptional regulator yields MHINEIDLNLLRLFDAVHRSGNVSRAAELLNLTQPAASQGLSRLRALLHDPLFVRAPGGVAPTPRAQRMAGMVRGALAALEQAIGESEQFDPLQSRRSFRLHMSDIGEGRFLPVLMAALRQRAPHVRIETAPLPVAEIAGALDSGHIDLAVGYLPEVRDTQRIDLLRDRYIVLLREGHPFTRKRRRADALLADLQTLDFVAVRSHADTLRILQLLRLEDRLRLVTDHFMVLPSIVRATDLAVVMPRNIARNFAEEGGYAIVEPEFPLRDFFVGLHWSRRFEADPGGAWLRGVVAELFQEPLAAQSDKRSKASSRQ; encoded by the coding sequence ATGCATATCAACGAGATCGACCTGAACCTGCTGCGCCTGTTCGATGCGGTGCACCGCAGCGGCAATGTCAGCCGCGCGGCCGAGCTGCTGAACCTGACGCAGCCGGCGGCCAGCCAGGGCCTGTCGCGCCTGCGCGCGCTGCTGCACGACCCGCTGTTTGTGCGTGCGCCCGGCGGCGTGGCGCCCACGCCGCGCGCGCAGCGCATGGCCGGCATGGTGCGCGGCGCGCTGGCGGCGCTGGAGCAGGCGATTGGTGAGTCAGAGCAGTTCGACCCGCTGCAGTCGCGCCGCAGCTTCAGGCTGCACATGAGCGACATCGGCGAAGGCCGCTTCCTGCCGGTGCTGATGGCCGCGCTGCGGCAGCGCGCGCCGCATGTGCGCATAGAAACCGCGCCGCTGCCGGTGGCCGAGATCGCCGGCGCGCTCGACAGCGGCCACATCGACCTGGCCGTGGGCTACCTGCCCGAGGTGCGCGACACGCAGCGCATAGACCTGCTGCGCGACCGCTACATCGTGCTGCTGCGCGAAGGCCACCCGTTCACGCGCAAGCGGCGCCGCGCCGACGCCCTGCTGGCCGACCTGCAGACGCTGGACTTCGTCGCCGTGCGCAGCCATGCCGACACGCTGCGCATCCTGCAACTGCTGCGCCTGGAAGACCGGCTGCGCCTGGTCACCGACCACTTCATGGTGCTGCCCAGCATCGTGCGCGCCACCGACCTGGCCGTGGTCATGCCGCGCAACATCGCGCGCAACTTCGCAGAGGAAGGGGGCTACGCCATCGTCGAGCCCGAGTTCCCGTTGCGCGACTTTTTCGTTGGCCTGCATTGGAGCCGGCGCTTTGAGGCCGACCCGGGCGGTGCCTGGTTGCGCGGGGTGGTGGCGGAGTTGTTCCAGGAGCCGCTGGCGGCTCAGTCAGACAAGCGCAGCAAGGCCTCATCACGCCAATAG
- a CDS encoding PQQ-dependent sugar dehydrogenase, with amino-acid sequence MQNHPLRRAAVAATLMLLAAAAAAQQAPAQEEPFWARGRPKGDTAQRMAPVPAFPIPTAAAQLPVAKMKLPPGFKIEPWASGLLDARALRQGDQGTVFVSSRFVGGKVYAVTDQGGSRQVKTVIDKVQLPTGIEFHKGALYLATPQRVLRYDGIEARLDNPGTPTVVYDKLPGDVPHGWKYLRIHDDKLYVPVGAPCNICEPGDDHAVILRMNLDGSGVETIARGVRNTVGFDFEPGSGALWFTDNGRDWLSEDLPHDELNVVSAPGQHFGFPYCHQGDFTDPEFGWGKRCENYRKPVALLGPHAAALGLNFYTGSMFPPEYRGAMFIARHGPWNRTNKYADVLVAWPDGKGGVARTEPFLTGLVENNRYLARPVDFLVLKDGSMLVSDDHNGAIYRISYSGT; translated from the coding sequence ATGCAGAACCACCCCCTCCGGCGCGCCGCCGTGGCGGCCACCCTGATGCTTCTGGCCGCAGCCGCTGCGGCCCAGCAGGCGCCCGCGCAGGAAGAACCCTTCTGGGCGCGCGGGCGCCCCAAGGGCGACACCGCCCAGCGCATGGCGCCGGTGCCGGCCTTTCCCATTCCCACCGCTGCAGCGCAATTGCCCGTGGCAAAAATGAAGCTGCCGCCCGGCTTCAAGATCGAGCCCTGGGCCAGCGGCCTGCTCGATGCGCGCGCGCTGCGCCAGGGCGACCAAGGCACGGTCTTTGTCAGCAGCCGCTTTGTCGGCGGCAAGGTCTATGCGGTAACCGACCAGGGCGGCAGCCGCCAGGTCAAGACCGTGATCGACAAGGTGCAACTGCCCACCGGCATCGAGTTCCACAAAGGCGCGCTCTACCTGGCCACGCCACAGCGCGTGCTGCGCTACGACGGCATCGAGGCCAGGCTCGACAACCCCGGCACACCCACGGTGGTCTACGACAAGCTGCCCGGCGACGTGCCGCACGGCTGGAAATACCTGCGCATCCACGACGACAAGCTCTATGTGCCCGTGGGCGCGCCCTGCAACATCTGCGAGCCGGGCGACGACCACGCCGTGATCCTGCGCATGAACCTGGACGGCAGCGGCGTGGAGACCATTGCGCGCGGCGTGCGCAACACCGTGGGCTTTGACTTCGAGCCCGGCAGCGGCGCGCTCTGGTTCACCGACAACGGCCGCGACTGGCTCAGCGAAGACCTGCCGCACGACGAGCTGAACGTGGTCAGCGCGCCGGGCCAGCACTTTGGCTTTCCGTACTGCCACCAGGGCGACTTCACCGACCCCGAATTTGGCTGGGGCAAGCGCTGCGAGAACTACCGCAAGCCAGTGGCGCTGCTGGGCCCCCACGCGGCGGCGCTGGGACTTAACTTCTACACCGGCAGCATGTTCCCGCCCGAGTACCGCGGCGCCATGTTCATCGCGCGGCACGGCCCCTGGAACCGCACCAACAAGTACGCCGACGTGCTAGTGGCCTGGCCCGACGGCAAGGGCGGCGTGGCGCGCACCGAGCCCTTCCTGACCGGCCTGGTGGAGAACAACCGCTACCTGGCGCGCCCGGTCGATTTCCTGGTGCTGAAGGATGGCTCGATGCTGGTCAGCGACGACCACAACGGCGCCATCTACCGCATCAGCTACAGCGGGACCTGA
- a CDS encoding c-type cytochrome, which yields MGIALALCFAGPATAQPASDYAQRYASLCAACHGTQGRSQMAMAPSLAGQPSFYVATQLFLFRDGRRDNAAMTAVAKTLTDDDLRGFSDHIGAMPAASATATATAPTPAADATRMARGKTLAQQHLCASCHGADFSGGEQVPRLAQQREDYLSTTLREFQSGQRAGYTNAMAEALRGIAPADLDTLAYYLARFGAPAR from the coding sequence ATGGGGATTGCGCTGGCCCTGTGCTTCGCCGGCCCGGCCACAGCACAGCCGGCCAGCGACTACGCCCAGCGCTATGCCAGCCTGTGCGCCGCCTGCCATGGCACGCAGGGCCGCAGCCAGATGGCCATGGCGCCATCGCTGGCCGGCCAGCCCAGCTTCTACGTGGCCACGCAGTTGTTTCTGTTCCGCGATGGCCGGCGCGACAACGCCGCCATGACGGCAGTCGCCAAGACGCTGACGGACGACGACCTGCGCGGCTTCTCTGACCACATCGGCGCCATGCCGGCCGCCAGCGCCACCGCCACCGCCACGGCACCCACGCCCGCTGCCGACGCCACCCGCATGGCACGCGGCAAGACCCTGGCGCAGCAGCACCTGTGCGCCAGTTGCCACGGCGCAGACTTCAGCGGTGGCGAGCAGGTGCCGCGCCTGGCGCAGCAGCGCGAGGACTACCTGAGCACCACGCTGCGCGAGTTCCAGTCTGGCCAGCGCGCCGGCTACACCAATGCCATGGCCGAGGCGCTGCGCGGCATCGCGCCGGCTGACCTCGACACCCTTGCCTACTACCTGGCCCGCTTTGGCGCGCCGGCACGCTGA
- a CDS encoding glutathione S-transferase: MAYELHYWPGIQGRGEFIRLALEAAGAPYIDVARGPEAEGQGLPASQRYLEGKKVVHPPFAMPFLKDGDVLVGQTAAILQYLAPELKLVARSEQARIWTHQIQLTLCDLVVEAHDTHHPVGSGLYYEDQKPEALRRAQAFCSTRLPKFLNWLESIVARNPAGQRHLVAGKLSYADLSLFQCVEGLRYAFPKATARVLAKTPGVVGLHERVAALPKVAAYLRSERRIAFNEEGIFRCYPELDL, from the coding sequence ATGGCATACGAACTTCATTACTGGCCCGGCATTCAGGGCCGCGGCGAATTCATCCGGCTGGCGCTGGAGGCGGCGGGCGCGCCCTATATCGACGTGGCCCGCGGCCCCGAGGCAGAGGGGCAGGGGCTGCCGGCAAGCCAGCGCTACCTGGAGGGCAAGAAGGTAGTGCATCCGCCTTTTGCGATGCCCTTCCTGAAGGATGGCGACGTGCTGGTCGGGCAGACCGCAGCCATCCTGCAGTACCTGGCGCCTGAGCTGAAGCTGGTGGCGCGCAGCGAGCAGGCGCGCATCTGGACGCACCAGATCCAGCTCACGCTGTGCGATCTGGTGGTGGAGGCGCATGACACGCACCACCCGGTTGGTTCCGGCCTGTACTACGAAGACCAGAAGCCCGAGGCGCTGCGCCGCGCCCAGGCCTTTTGCAGCACGCGCCTGCCCAAGTTCCTGAACTGGCTGGAGAGCATCGTGGCGCGCAACCCGGCCGGACAGCGGCACCTGGTGGCCGGCAAGCTGAGCTATGCCGACCTGTCGCTGTTCCAGTGCGTGGAGGGCTTGCGCTATGCGTTTCCCAAGGCCACGGCGCGCGTGCTGGCCAAGACGCCCGGCGTGGTCGGCCTGCATGAGCGCGTGGCGGCGCTGCCCAAGGTGGCGGCCTACCTGCGCAGCGAGCGGCGCATTGCCTTCAATGAAGAAGGCATCTTCCGCTGCTACCCGGAACTGGATCTGTAG
- a CDS encoding aromatic acid/H+ symport family MFS transporter — MRASPQLNIQEFLDSRPFGPFQWKILLLCLTILILDGFDIVAMGFIAPALVADWKIPREALGPVLSMGLFGLAIGALAGGPLADRFGRRKVIIASVFFFGVMSLASAWSPNIAVLSVLRFLTGLGLGASQPNAATLASEYAPKKYRSLMVTVVYCGFTLGAAGGGFIANYLITTHGWASILAVGGVVPMAFALVLCFTLPESAKFLAVKQGGRAALERIVNQIAPNTVNASTTIVTAERVQAGKGAIKLIVSRPHTAVTAALWVGLFMNLLTVYFLNSWLPIMVKDDGFSLADAALVGAMMQVGGTLGNIVIGWEMDRFNPHKVMMGTLLGAGIFTIALGNLNPDLYGLMALVFMLGFCINATNTGWTAMSANYYPTEMRATGTSWMTGIGRFGAISGASIGAVLLSFQWNFGQLFLALTVPIGIAIVAAYVKGRQSAASAASAH, encoded by the coding sequence ATGCGAGCGTCCCCCCAACTCAACATCCAGGAGTTCCTGGATTCGCGGCCCTTCGGGCCCTTCCAGTGGAAGATCCTGCTGCTGTGCCTGACCATCCTGATCCTCGATGGCTTCGACATCGTGGCCATGGGCTTTATCGCGCCGGCGCTGGTGGCCGACTGGAAGATTCCGCGCGAGGCGCTGGGCCCGGTGCTGAGCATGGGCCTGTTCGGGCTGGCGATTGGCGCGCTCGCAGGTGGCCCGCTGGCCGACCGCTTTGGCCGGCGCAAGGTGATCATTGCCTCGGTGTTCTTCTTTGGCGTGATGAGCCTGGCATCGGCCTGGTCGCCCAACATCGCAGTGCTGTCGGTGCTGCGCTTTCTGACCGGCCTGGGCCTGGGCGCATCGCAGCCCAACGCGGCCACGCTGGCGTCTGAGTACGCGCCCAAGAAGTACCGCTCGCTGATGGTGACGGTGGTGTATTGCGGCTTCACGCTGGGCGCGGCGGGCGGTGGCTTTATTGCCAACTACCTGATCACCACGCACGGCTGGGCGTCGATCCTGGCAGTGGGCGGCGTGGTGCCGATGGCCTTCGCGCTGGTGCTGTGCTTCACGCTGCCAGAGTCGGCCAAGTTCCTGGCCGTGAAGCAGGGCGGGCGTGCCGCGCTGGAACGCATCGTCAACCAGATCGCACCGAACACGGTGAATGCATCCACCACCATCGTCACAGCCGAGCGCGTGCAAGCCGGCAAGGGCGCGATCAAGCTGATCGTCTCCAGGCCGCACACCGCCGTCACGGCGGCGCTGTGGGTGGGCTTGTTCATGAACCTGCTGACGGTGTACTTCCTCAACAGCTGGCTGCCGATCATGGTCAAGGACGATGGCTTCTCGCTGGCCGATGCGGCGCTGGTTGGCGCCATGATGCAGGTCGGCGGCACGCTGGGCAACATCGTGATCGGCTGGGAGATGGACCGCTTCAACCCGCACAAGGTGATGATGGGCACGCTGCTGGGCGCGGGCATCTTCACCATTGCGCTGGGCAACTTGAACCCTGATCTGTACGGCCTGATGGCGCTGGTGTTCATGCTGGGCTTTTGCATCAACGCCACCAACACCGGCTGGACGGCCATGTCCGCCAACTACTACCCCACCGAAATGCGCGCCACCGGTACCAGTTGGATGACCGGCATCGGCCGCTTTGGCGCGATCAGCGGCGCATCGATTGGCGCGGTGCTGCTGAGCTTCCAGTGGAACTTTGGCCAGCTGTTCCTGGCGCTGACGGTGCCGATCGGCATCGCCATCGTGGCGGCCTATGTCAAGGGACGCCAGAGCGCGGCGAGTGCTGCCTCTGCGCACTGA
- a CDS encoding sugar phosphate isomerase/epimerase family protein, producing the protein MKIAIDSYSYHRYFGEIYPGLEQDPGSRMTMHDFLLRAHALGVAGVSLESCFFPNPTAEAVTQLRNQLDALGLERVWAWGHPAGLRSGDAPHEVADLKRHTEIAAAIGAKVMRICCGGRRTRPANWATHKAKLLPLLQDAVAHARAHEVVLAIENHIDFLADELVELVETIASPWLGVCLDTANNLRLLEDPAVAIEKLAPYTRATHVKDITAQRGNPREFAFWPSVPVGQGLIDMPRAFEALRKQGYTGLLALEIDYLHPAYPNDEQAVVDSLNYMRGLLG; encoded by the coding sequence GTGAAGATCGCCATTGACTCGTACAGCTACCACCGCTACTTCGGTGAGATTTACCCCGGCCTGGAGCAGGACCCGGGCTCGCGCATGACGATGCACGACTTCCTCCTGCGCGCCCATGCGCTGGGCGTGGCCGGGGTGTCGCTGGAGTCCTGCTTCTTTCCCAACCCAACGGCCGAGGCGGTCACGCAACTGCGCAACCAGCTCGATGCGCTTGGGCTGGAGCGGGTCTGGGCCTGGGGCCACCCGGCCGGCCTGCGCTCGGGCGATGCACCGCACGAGGTGGCCGACCTGAAGCGCCACACCGAGATCGCCGCCGCCATTGGCGCCAAGGTGATGCGCATCTGCTGCGGCGGCCGGCGCACCCGGCCGGCCAACTGGGCCACGCACAAGGCCAAGCTGCTGCCGCTGCTGCAGGACGCGGTGGCCCACGCCCGCGCGCATGAGGTGGTGCTGGCGATAGAGAACCACATCGACTTTTTGGCTGACGAGCTGGTGGAGCTGGTGGAAACCATAGCCTCCCCCTGGCTGGGCGTGTGCCTGGACACCGCCAACAACCTGCGCCTACTGGAGGACCCGGCCGTGGCGATCGAGAAGCTCGCGCCCTACACCCGCGCCACGCATGTCAAGGACATCACGGCCCAGCGCGGCAACCCGCGCGAATTTGCCTTCTGGCCCAGCGTGCCGGTGGGCCAGGGCCTGATCGACATGCCGCGCGCCTTCGAAGCGCTGCGCAAGCAGGGCTACACCGGCCTGCTGGCACTGGAGATCGATTACCTGCACCCGGCCTATCCCAACGACGAGCAGGCCGTGGTCGACAGCCTGAACTACATGCGGGGCCTGTTGGGCTAG
- a CDS encoding oxidoreductase-like domain-containing protein yields MPAPQAADHPPPTDLPSALAMMARLQQAAQASGVALRAPPPAPTSCCGRGCNGCVWEGWQAAVLYWRDEALLRLSD; encoded by the coding sequence ATGCCCGCCCCGCAAGCCGCCGACCATCCGCCCCCAACCGACCTCCCCTCTGCCCTGGCCATGATGGCCCGGCTGCAGCAGGCGGCGCAGGCCAGCGGCGTGGCCCTGCGCGCCCCACCGCCCGCGCCCACCAGTTGTTGCGGCCGTGGCTGCAATGGCTGTGTGTGGGAAGGTTGGCAGGCGGCCGTGCTCTATTGGCGTGATGAGGCCTTGCTGCGCTTGTCTGACTGA
- a CDS encoding shikimate dehydrogenase — MPDALLIPSPTGATRWFAHLGDPVAQVQAPMLMNRLFQSKGVDAVMIAVHTKPAQLAAVVDGLQRVENLAGILVTIPHKFAICAHAQKASTTVQLAGSANALRREPDGSWFAENFDGLGFVQGLRAQGHDPAGRRVALFGAGGAGVAIAAALAQAGITHLSLTDTRLPQANALAARLNAYRPGIATATAAPALHGADLVINATPIGMRAEDPLPFAIDDLPAHAVVADIIMKPAETTLLKAAAQRGLAVHAGLHMLAPQIGMYGEFFGVC, encoded by the coding sequence ATGCCTGACGCATTGCTGATCCCCAGCCCCACCGGCGCCACCCGCTGGTTCGCCCACCTGGGCGACCCGGTGGCGCAGGTGCAGGCGCCCATGCTGATGAACCGCCTGTTCCAAAGCAAAGGCGTAGACGCCGTGATGATCGCCGTGCACACCAAGCCGGCACAACTGGCGGCCGTGGTCGACGGGCTGCAGCGGGTAGAGAACCTGGCCGGCATCCTGGTGACCATCCCGCACAAGTTCGCCATCTGCGCGCACGCGCAAAAGGCCAGTACCACGGTGCAGCTGGCCGGCTCGGCCAATGCCTTGCGGCGCGAGCCTGATGGCAGCTGGTTCGCAGAAAACTTCGACGGCCTGGGCTTTGTGCAGGGCCTGCGCGCGCAAGGGCATGACCCTGCCGGCCGGCGCGTGGCGCTGTTTGGCGCGGGTGGTGCCGGCGTGGCGATTGCGGCAGCGCTGGCGCAGGCCGGCATCACCCACCTGAGCCTGACCGACACCCGCCTGCCGCAGGCCAATGCACTGGCCGCGCGCCTGAATGCCTACCGGCCCGGCATCGCCACGGCAACGGCTGCGCCGGCGCTGCACGGGGCGGATCTGGTCATCAACGCCACGCCCATCGGCATGCGCGCAGAAGACCCGCTGCCCTTTGCGATTGACGATCTGCCAGCCCACGCCGTGGTAGCCGACATCATCATGAAGCCGGCAGAGACGACCCTGCTCAAGGCCGCTGCGCAGCGCGGGCTGGCGGTGCACGCCGGCCTGCACATGCTGGCGCCGCAGATCGGCATGTATGGGGAATTCTTCGGGGTTTGCTGA
- a CDS encoding tripartite tricarboxylate transporter substrate binding protein, with protein MRPHQKFKEKRPLAQAAPWLLALILGASTPFAALAQAYPHKPVKVIVNFPPGGAADQIARAVTLPLQEALGQPVVVENRAGAGGNIGGEAVAKAVPDGYTLLMSSGGMVSINPAIYPKMSFDPAKDLVPVAAAARVLVFLEAKPDFPAQTVQELIAYAKAHPGKLSYGSPGNGSSPHLAGEMFRDMAGVDTVHVPYKGAAPAMQDLLGGQIDFMFDPGIGLTHVRAGKLKLLAVGSPKRSSVFPDVPTLDEAGLKGFDADSFFGFYAPAGTAPEVVAKLNREINKILATPAFKDRLASLGGEPAPMTPAAFGAKAHEDAVRFGKLIRERGIRGD; from the coding sequence ATGCGCCCGCACCAGAAATTTAAAGAAAAAAGGCCTCTAGCCCAGGCTGCACCTTGGCTATTAGCTCTCATATTAGGAGCATCAACACCATTCGCCGCGCTGGCCCAGGCCTACCCGCACAAGCCGGTGAAGGTCATCGTCAACTTCCCGCCCGGCGGCGCGGCCGACCAGATCGCGCGTGCCGTCACCCTGCCGCTGCAAGAGGCGCTGGGCCAGCCGGTGGTGGTAGAGAACCGCGCCGGCGCAGGCGGCAATATCGGCGGCGAGGCCGTGGCCAAGGCCGTGCCGGATGGCTACACGCTGCTCATGAGTTCGGGCGGCATGGTGTCGATCAACCCGGCCATCTACCCCAAGATGAGCTTTGATCCGGCCAAGGACCTGGTGCCCGTGGCCGCCGCCGCGCGGGTGCTGGTGTTTCTAGAGGCCAAGCCCGACTTCCCGGCGCAGACGGTGCAGGAGCTCATCGCCTACGCCAAAGCACACCCCGGCAAGCTCAGCTACGGCTCGCCCGGCAACGGCAGCTCGCCGCATTTGGCCGGCGAAATGTTCCGCGACATGGCCGGCGTCGACACCGTGCACGTGCCCTACAAAGGCGCCGCGCCCGCCATGCAGGATCTGCTGGGCGGCCAGATCGATTTCATGTTCGACCCCGGCATTGGCCTGACCCACGTGCGCGCCGGCAAGCTCAAGCTGCTGGCCGTTGGCAGCCCCAAGCGCTCCAGCGTCTTCCCCGACGTGCCCACGCTCGACGAGGCCGGCCTGAAAGGCTTCGACGCCGACAGCTTCTTTGGCTTCTACGCCCCCGCCGGCACAGCGCCCGAGGTAGTCGCCAAGCTCAACCGCGAGATCAACAAGATCCTGGCCACCCCCGCCTTCAAAGACCGCCTGGCCAGCCTGGGCGGCGAGCCCGCGCCCATGACGCCTGCAGCGTTTGGCGCCAAGGCGCATGAGGATGCGGTGCGCTTTGGCAAGCTGATACGGGAGCGGGGGATTCGGGGGGATTGA
- the mdlC gene encoding benzoylformate decarboxylase — translation MSHPDALPSSALAAGNTTTVREAVLNLLRAFGMTTIFGNPGSTELPLFLDFPEDFRYVLGLQEAVVVGMADGHAQATRNAAFVNLHSAAGVGHAMGNIFTAFKNRTPMVITAGQQARSILPFDPFLFSGQATELPKPYVKWSIEPARAEDVPLAIARAYYIAMQQPQGPVLVSIPADDWTRPCEPVAPRTVSTEHRPEPAVLAQIGAALDAAQRPAFVVGAAVDRNGAWDAVRALAERHRAAVFVAPMSGRSGFAEDHPQFAGFLPAMREKIVGLLAGHDLVFALGAPAFTYHVEGFGPHLPAGAALVQLTDDPQTAAWAPVGTSAVGSIRLGVEDLLARPAPTTPRSLPTPRTPAPRATPEGERMSVAWLLQTLAELRAPDSVIVEESPSARSVMHRYLPILQSQTFYTMCSGGLGHSMPAAVGVALAQPQRKVIALIGDGSAMYSIQALWSAAQLQLPITFVIVKNRRYAALQEFAPTFGFAPGAQLQGCDLPDIDFCALARGQGCDALHVGNAHALHGVLRSALAATRPTLVEVEVA, via the coding sequence ATGTCCCACCCCGACGCCCTGCCCTCTTCCGCCCTTGCCGCCGGCAACACCACCACCGTGCGCGAAGCCGTGCTCAACCTGCTGCGTGCCTTTGGCATGACCACCATCTTTGGCAACCCGGGCTCGACCGAGCTGCCGCTTTTCCTCGACTTCCCTGAAGACTTCCGCTACGTGCTGGGCCTGCAAGAGGCGGTGGTGGTTGGCATGGCCGACGGTCACGCGCAGGCCACGCGCAACGCGGCCTTCGTCAACCTGCATTCGGCCGCCGGCGTGGGCCATGCCATGGGCAACATCTTCACGGCCTTCAAGAACCGCACGCCGATGGTGATCACCGCCGGCCAGCAGGCGCGCTCGATCCTGCCGTTTGACCCATTTCTGTTCTCGGGCCAGGCGACCGAGCTGCCCAAGCCCTACGTCAAATGGAGCATCGAGCCCGCGCGCGCAGAAGACGTGCCGCTGGCCATCGCCCGCGCCTACTACATCGCCATGCAACAGCCGCAGGGGCCGGTGCTGGTGTCCATCCCGGCCGACGACTGGACCCGGCCCTGCGAGCCGGTGGCGCCGCGCACCGTCAGCACCGAGCACCGGCCCGAACCGGCCGTGCTGGCGCAGATCGGCGCCGCGCTGGACGCGGCGCAGCGCCCGGCCTTTGTGGTGGGCGCTGCGGTAGACCGCAATGGCGCCTGGGATGCCGTGCGCGCGCTGGCCGAGCGGCACCGCGCCGCCGTCTTTGTCGCGCCCATGTCCGGCCGCAGCGGCTTTGCCGAAGACCACCCGCAGTTCGCCGGCTTCTTGCCGGCCATGCGCGAGAAGATCGTTGGCCTGCTGGCCGGCCACGACCTGGTGTTTGCGCTGGGCGCGCCGGCCTTCACCTACCACGTCGAAGGCTTTGGCCCGCACCTGCCGGCGGGCGCGGCGCTGGTGCAACTGACGGACGACCCGCAAACGGCCGCCTGGGCGCCGGTCGGCACCTCTGCGGTCGGCAGCATCCGCCTGGGCGTGGAAGACCTGCTGGCCCGGCCCGCGCCCACCACGCCGCGCAGCCTGCCCACGCCGCGCACGCCCGCGCCGCGCGCCACACCAGAGGGCGAGCGCATGTCGGTCGCCTGGCTGCTGCAGACCCTGGCCGAGCTGCGCGCGCCGGATTCGGTGATCGTCGAAGAATCGCCCAGCGCCCGCTCGGTGATGCACCGCTACCTGCCCATCCTGCAGAGCCAAACCTTCTACACCATGTGCAGCGGCGGCCTGGGCCACAGCATGCCGGCGGCCGTGGGCGTGGCGCTGGCGCAGCCGCAACGGAAGGTGATCGCGCTGATCGGAGACGGCTCGGCCATGTACTCGATCCAGGCGCTGTGGAGCGCGGCGCAGCTGCAGTTGCCGATCACCTTCGTCATCGTCAAGAACCGGCGCTACGCCGCACTGCAGGAATTTGCGCCCACCTTCGGCTTTGCGCCCGGCGCGCAGCTGCAAGGCTGCGATCTGCCCGACATCGACTTCTGCGCACTCGCACGCGGCCAGGGTTGCGACGCGCTGCACGTAGGCAACGCCCATGCGCTGCACGGCGTGCTGCGTAGCGCACTGGCCGCCACCCGGCCCACGCTGGTCGAGGTCGAAGTGGCCTGA
- a CDS encoding DUF1330 domain-containing protein, producing the protein MKKLITGAIAAVAMAFAAFSYAQKAQPLGYMIANYQINDQAGYQRYMDAAGSLAPKFGGKIIVFNLNATAVEGKPKSVMAIAEFPSLADAQRFYHSPEYTAAKQFRIAATEGSVVITEGFAPFPQQ; encoded by the coding sequence ATGAAAAAGCTCATCACCGGTGCAATCGCTGCCGTTGCGATGGCCTTCGCAGCATTCAGCTATGCGCAGAAGGCCCAGCCTCTTGGCTACATGATTGCCAACTACCAGATCAACGACCAGGCTGGCTACCAGCGCTACATGGATGCAGCGGGCTCGCTCGCCCCGAAATTCGGCGGGAAGATCATCGTGTTCAACCTGAACGCGACCGCTGTGGAGGGCAAGCCAAAGTCGGTCATGGCCATCGCCGAATTCCCCAGCCTGGCGGATGCCCAGCGCTTCTACCACTCGCCCGAATACACGGCGGCGAAGCAATTCCGCATTGCAGCGACCGAGGGCTCAGTCGTCATCACGGAAGGGTTTGCTCCTTTTCCGCAGCAGTAA